Proteins from one Microbacterium hatanonis genomic window:
- the kdpB gene encoding potassium-transporting ATPase subunit KdpB: MSTTAIPVPDPVEGRAPIPDPAEGSTTRGPQRAFGVAQLVEALPGALIKLNPAALWRNPVMFLVWVGAALTTLIAIAEPFLGGPEASGGTAVPAGFTWGIAVWLWLTVLFANLAESVAEGRGKAQASALRQTRTTTSARRVVGYDASSDAAATAASIVEAPSADLTLGDVVVVTAGELIPGDGDIVWGIATVDESAITGESAPVVRESGGDRSAVTGGTRVLSDRIVVRITSKPGETFVDRMIALVEGASRQRTPNEIALNILLASLSIVFVIVVLAMNPIASYAASPVSIPVLIALLVCLIPTTIGALLSAIGIAGMDRLVQRNVLAMSGRAVEAAGDVTTLLLDKTGTITYGNRRATDFVRMPGVPADDLARAASLSSLADPTPEGTSVVELAAAQGVVATLPDGAVSVPFTAQTRMSGLDLPDGTQVRKGAGSAVLAWLEASDAAPSTSLRAQLVSETDAIAASGGTPLVVATLRQAQGPGEAGSATGTVLGVVHLKDVVKDGLRERFDELRAMGIRTVMITGDNPLTAKAIAAEAGVDDFLAEATPEDKLALIQREQEGGNLVAMTGDGTNDAPALAQADVGVAMNTGTSAAKEAGNMVDLDSDPTKLIDIVRIGKQLLITRGALTTFSLANDIAKYFAIIPAMFMGVFPGLAALNVMQLSSPASAVTSAIIFNALVIIVLIPLALRGVRYRAASASATLSRNLVIYGLGGVIAPFIGIKLIDLVVSLIPGF, encoded by the coding sequence ATGTCCACCACCGCCATCCCGGTCCCCGATCCCGTCGAAGGGCGCGCACCGATCCCTGATCCCGCCGAAGGGTCGACGACCCGCGGCCCGCAGCGCGCCTTCGGCGTGGCCCAGCTCGTCGAAGCGCTCCCGGGAGCGCTGATCAAGCTCAACCCGGCCGCCCTCTGGCGCAACCCCGTGATGTTCCTCGTGTGGGTGGGCGCGGCCCTGACCACCCTCATCGCGATTGCCGAGCCGTTCCTCGGCGGCCCCGAAGCCTCCGGCGGCACCGCCGTGCCCGCCGGTTTCACGTGGGGCATCGCGGTCTGGCTCTGGCTGACGGTGCTGTTCGCGAACCTCGCCGAGTCGGTGGCCGAGGGCCGCGGCAAGGCGCAGGCCTCGGCGCTGCGCCAGACCCGCACCACGACGAGCGCCCGGCGGGTGGTCGGATACGACGCGTCATCGGATGCGGCGGCCACCGCAGCATCGATCGTCGAGGCACCGTCGGCCGACCTCACCCTCGGTGACGTCGTGGTGGTGACCGCGGGCGAGCTCATCCCCGGCGACGGCGACATCGTCTGGGGGATCGCCACGGTGGACGAGTCGGCGATCACGGGCGAGTCGGCCCCGGTCGTGCGGGAGTCCGGCGGCGACCGCAGCGCGGTGACCGGCGGCACCCGCGTGCTGTCGGACCGGATCGTCGTGCGCATCACCTCGAAACCCGGTGAGACGTTCGTCGACCGCATGATCGCCCTCGTGGAGGGCGCCTCGCGCCAGCGCACCCCGAACGAGATCGCTCTGAACATCCTGCTGGCGAGCCTGTCGATCGTGTTCGTCATCGTCGTGCTGGCGATGAACCCGATCGCCTCGTACGCGGCGTCGCCGGTCAGCATCCCGGTGCTGATCGCGCTGCTCGTCTGCCTCATCCCCACCACGATCGGGGCGCTCCTGAGCGCCATCGGCATCGCCGGCATGGACCGGCTCGTCCAGCGCAACGTGCTCGCCATGTCGGGCCGCGCCGTCGAAGCCGCGGGCGACGTGACGACGCTGCTCCTCGACAAGACCGGAACGATCACCTACGGCAACCGCCGGGCGACCGACTTCGTGCGCATGCCCGGCGTGCCGGCCGACGACCTCGCCCGCGCCGCCTCGCTCTCGTCGCTCGCCGACCCGACGCCCGAGGGCACCTCGGTCGTCGAGCTGGCCGCGGCGCAGGGGGTCGTCGCGACCCTCCCCGACGGGGCCGTGTCGGTGCCCTTCACCGCTCAGACACGGATGAGCGGTCTCGACCTCCCCGACGGCACCCAGGTGCGCAAGGGCGCTGGCTCCGCGGTTCTCGCCTGGCTGGAGGCGTCCGACGCCGCCCCCTCGACGTCGCTGCGGGCGCAACTCGTGAGCGAGACGGATGCGATCGCCGCCTCGGGCGGCACCCCGCTCGTCGTCGCGACCCTTCGGCAGGCTCAGGGACCGGGGGAGGCGGGCTCGGCGACCGGCACCGTGCTCGGGGTCGTCCACCTGAAGGACGTCGTCAAGGACGGACTGCGCGAACGGTTCGACGAGCTGCGCGCGATGGGCATCCGCACGGTCATGATCACCGGTGACAACCCGCTCACCGCGAAGGCGATCGCCGCCGAGGCGGGCGTCGACGACTTCCTCGCCGAGGCAACCCCCGAAGACAAGCTCGCCCTCATCCAGCGCGAGCAGGAGGGCGGCAACCTCGTCGCGATGACCGGCGACGGCACCAACGACGCCCCCGCGCTCGCCCAGGCCGACGTCGGGGTCGCGATGAACACCGGCACGTCGGCGGCGAAGGAGGCCGGCAACATGGTGGACCTCGACTCCGACCCGACCAAGCTGATCGACATCGTGCGGATCGGCAAGCAGCTGCTCATCACGCGCGGCGCGCTCACGACGTTCTCCCTCGCCAACGACATCGCGAAGTACTTCGCGATCATCCCGGCGATGTTCATGGGGGTCTTCCCCGGTCTCGCCGCGCTCAACGTGATGCAGCTCAGCTCACCGGCTTCGGCGGTGACGAGCGCGATCATCTTCAACGCGCTGGTCATCATCGTGCTGATCCCGCTGGCGCTGCGGGGCGTGCGGTACCGCGCGGCGAGCGCCTCGGCGACCCTCAGTCGCAACCTCGTGATCTACGGCCTCGGCGGCGTGATCGCGCCCTTCATCGGCATCAAGCTCATCGACCTCGTCGTGAGTCTCATCCCGGGCTTCTGA
- the kdpC gene encoding K(+)-transporting ATPase subunit C, which translates to MRTIVRTTGVAVRAMLVFTVVLGLGYMLLITAIGQLALPGQANGSLVRDADGQVVGSSLIGQSFTDADGAPLPEYFQSRPSAAGDGYDGGASSGSNYGPENDDLIAAIGERQATIADLDGVAAAGIPADAVTASGSGLDPDISVAYALLQVDRVAEARDLDAGEVRELVERSIRPRDLGFLGEPRVNVLELNLALDAR; encoded by the coding sequence ATGCGTACCATTGTCCGCACCACCGGCGTCGCCGTCCGCGCGATGCTCGTCTTCACGGTCGTTCTCGGCCTCGGCTACATGCTGCTGATCACCGCGATCGGTCAGCTCGCCCTCCCCGGCCAGGCCAACGGCTCGCTCGTCCGGGACGCCGACGGCCAGGTCGTCGGCTCGTCGTTGATCGGCCAGTCGTTCACCGACGCCGACGGCGCCCCGCTGCCGGAGTACTTCCAGTCGCGGCCGTCCGCGGCGGGCGACGGCTACGACGGCGGGGCCTCGAGCGGGTCGAACTACGGCCCCGAGAACGACGACCTCATCGCCGCGATCGGCGAGCGCCAGGCGACGATCGCCGACCTCGACGGGGTCGCTGCGGCCGGGATCCCCGCCGATGCGGTCACCGCCTCCGGCTCCGGTCTCGACCCCGACATCAGCGTCGCGTACGCCCTCCTCCAGGTCGACCGCGTGGCCGAGGCCCGCGATCTCGACGCGGGAGAGGTACGCGAACTCGTGGAGCGCAGCATCCGCCCCCGCGACCTCGGGTTCCTCGGCGAGCCGCGCGTGAACGTGCTCGAGCTCAACCTCGCGCTCGACGCGCGCTGA
- the kdpA gene encoding potassium-transporting ATPase subunit KdpA, which yields MTAEQFWFAVLQAGALALLLALAYRPVGDYIAHVYTSAKDLAVERGTYRLIGVDPRSAQTWQAYLRGVLLFSFVGVVVVYALQRLQSFLPYALGLSAPSEPLAFNTAVSFVTNTNWQSYSPELTLGYTVQFAGLAVQNFVSAAVGIAVAIALVRGFAYRRSGTIGNFWVDLVRGTYRVLLPFSVIAAIVLLAGGVIQNFAGFTDVTTVAGATQSIPGGPVASQEAIKLLGTNGGGFFNANSSHPFENPAPWTSMFEIFLMLVIPFSLPRAFGRIVGDDRQGYAILAVMAGIFLASLVLVTWAEAAAGGTAPQLAGAAMEGKETRFGLFGSTLFGSTSTLTSTGAVNSMHDSYTALGGMMPMINMMLGEIAPGGVGSGLYGMLVIAVIAVFVGGLLIGRTPEYLGKKIGPREIKLASLYILVTPILVLVGTALSFAIPAVRSDVETTSIWNPGIHGLSEVLYAFTSAANNNGSAFAGLTANTPWLNTALGVAMLLGRFVPIVLVLALAGSLAAQDKVPSTVGTLPTHRPQFAGLLAGVAVIITALTYFPVLTLGPLAEGLS from the coding sequence GTGACCGCCGAACAGTTCTGGTTCGCCGTCCTCCAGGCCGGCGCCCTCGCCCTCCTCCTCGCGCTCGCCTACCGTCCGGTCGGCGACTACATCGCACACGTCTACACCTCGGCGAAAGACCTCGCCGTCGAGCGGGGCACCTACCGCCTCATCGGCGTCGACCCGCGCTCCGCCCAGACCTGGCAGGCCTACCTCCGCGGGGTGCTGCTCTTCTCTTTCGTGGGGGTCGTGGTCGTCTACGCCCTCCAGCGCCTGCAGTCCTTCCTGCCGTACGCGCTGGGACTGTCCGCGCCGAGCGAACCGCTCGCGTTCAACACGGCCGTATCGTTCGTGACGAATACGAACTGGCAGTCGTACTCTCCCGAGCTCACGCTCGGCTACACCGTGCAGTTCGCCGGCCTCGCCGTGCAGAACTTCGTCTCGGCCGCCGTCGGCATCGCGGTGGCCATCGCGCTGGTGCGCGGCTTCGCCTATCGCCGGTCGGGCACGATCGGCAACTTCTGGGTCGACCTCGTGCGCGGCACCTACCGGGTGCTGCTGCCCTTCTCGGTCATCGCGGCGATCGTGCTGCTCGCCGGCGGCGTGATCCAGAACTTCGCGGGCTTCACCGACGTGACGACCGTGGCCGGAGCCACGCAGTCGATCCCGGGCGGGCCGGTTGCCAGCCAAGAGGCGATCAAGCTCCTCGGCACCAACGGCGGCGGGTTCTTCAACGCAAACTCCTCGCACCCGTTCGAGAACCCGGCGCCCTGGACGAGCATGTTCGAGATCTTCCTCATGCTCGTGATCCCCTTCTCCCTCCCCCGTGCATTCGGACGGATCGTCGGCGACGACCGGCAGGGCTACGCGATCCTCGCCGTCATGGCAGGCATCTTCCTCGCCTCCCTCGTGCTCGTCACGTGGGCCGAGGCGGCCGCAGGCGGCACCGCCCCCCAGCTCGCCGGAGCCGCGATGGAGGGCAAAGAGACACGGTTCGGGCTCTTCGGCTCGACGCTGTTCGGCTCCACGTCGACCCTCACCTCGACCGGCGCGGTCAACTCGATGCACGACAGCTACACCGCTCTGGGCGGAATGATGCCGATGATCAACATGATGCTGGGCGAGATCGCCCCCGGCGGAGTCGGCTCGGGCCTGTACGGGATGCTGGTGATCGCCGTGATCGCGGTATTCGTCGGCGGCCTCCTCATCGGGCGCACCCCCGAATACCTCGGCAAGAAGATCGGCCCGCGCGAGATCAAGCTCGCGAGCCTCTACATCCTCGTGACCCCGATCCTCGTGCTCGTCGGCACGGCGCTGAGCTTCGCAATCCCGGCCGTCCGCTCCGACGTCGAGACCACATCGATCTGGAATCCCGGCATCCACGGCCTGAGCGAAGTGCTCTACGCGTTCACGTCGGCAGCCAACAACAACGGCTCCGCCTTCGCCGGCCTCACCGCGAACACCCCGTGGCTCAACACCGCGCTCGGTGTCGCGATGCTGCTCGGCCGCTTCGTGCCCATCGTGCTCGTGCTCGCGCTGGCGGGCTCGCTCGCCGCGCAGGACAAGGTGCCGTCGACCGTCGGAACGCTCCCGACGCACCGTCCCCAGTTCGCGGGGCTCCTCGCGGGCGTCGCGGTGATCATCACCGCTCTCACCTACTTCCCGGTCCTCACCCTCGGACCCCTCGCCGAAGGACTCTCCTGA